Part of the Leclercia sp. AS011 genome is shown below.
CGCACCATCGAGTCGCTCCCGGAAGATTTACGCATGGCAATTACGTTGCGGGAGTTGGATGGCCTGAGCTATGAAGAGATAGCCGCTATCATGGATTGCCCGGTCGGTACGGTTCGCTCACGGATATTTCGTGCGCGAGAAGCTATTGATAATAAAGTTCAACCGCTAATCAGGCGTTGACGATAGCGGGATACTGGAAAAGGTATTAGGCATGCAGAAAGAACAACTTTCCGCTTTAATGGATGGTGAAACGCTGGACAGTGAGATGCTCAATGAGCTCTCTCGCTCTCCTGAGATGCAAAAAACCTGGGAGAGTTATCATCTCATCCGCGATACCCTGCGCGGCGATACCGGCGAGCTCCTCCATTTTGATATCTCATCTCGCGTAATGGCTGCCATTGAGAATGAACCTGTTTCTCAGGCCACTCCGCTGATTCCTGAAGCCCAACCGGCACCGCACCTGTGGCAGAAGATGCCTTTCTGGAACAAAGTGCGTCCATGGGCGAGTCAACTGACGCAAATGGGCGTCGCTGCTTGCGTATCGCTTGCAGTTATTGTTGGCGTCCAGCACTATAACACCCAATCTGAAGTGAGCCAGCAACCTGAAGCGCCAGTGTTTAACACGCTGCCGATGATGGGCAAAGCCAGCCCGGTAAGCCTGGGTATTCCTTCTGATGCATCGGCAGGAGCCGGTCAGCAGCAGCAGGTACAAGAGCAGCGCCGTCGTATTAATGCGATGTTGCAGGACTATGAATTGCAGCGTCGTCTGCATTCCGAACAGCTTCAGTTTGAGCAGGCGCAAACCCAGCAGGCTGCTGTGCAAGTGCCCGGAAACCAAACTTTAGGAACGCAATCGCAGTAATGAAGCAACTTTGGTGCGCCATGTCTCTGATGGCGGGTAGCCTGTTGTTCACTGTCAACGCCTCGGCTGATGTATCGTCCGGGGCGTTGTTACAGCAAATGAACCAGGCCAGCCAGTCACTCAACTACGAGCTGGCTTTTATCAGTATCAATAAGCAGGGTGTAGAGTCGTTACGCTATCGCCATGCCCGTCTTGATAAACAGCCGCTTGCCCAGCTTTTGCAGATGGATGGTCCGCGCCGCGAAGTCGTGCAGCGTGGCAACGAAATCAGCTATTTTGAGCCGGGTCTTGAGCCCTTTACGCTGAACGGCGATTACATCGTTGATTCGCTGCCTTCGCTCATCTATACCGACTTCAAACGGCTTGCGCCTTACTACGACTTTATCTCCGTAGGGCGTACCCGTATCGCTGACCGACTGTGTGAAGTGCTGCGTGTGGTCGCAAGAGACGGGACGCGTTACAGCTATATCGTCTGGATGGATGCGGAGACCAAGCTGCCGATGCGGGTCGACCTGCTGGATCGTGATGGCGAGACGCTGGAGCAGTTCCGGGTGATCTCCTTTACCATTGACGATCAGGTCGGCAACAGCATGCAGAATCTGGCAAAAGCCAGCCTGCCGCCGCTGCTTTCTGTCCCGGCTGGCGATCCTGTCAACTTCAACTGGGCGCCAAACTGGATCCCGCAGGGCTTCAGTGAAGTCTCCAGCAGCCGACGCCAGCTGCCGACGATTGATACCCCGGTCGAGTCCCGTCTTTACTCTGATGGCTTGTTCAGCTTCTCGGTTAACATCAACCGGGCAACGCCGGTAAGCGCCGATCAGATGCTGCGCACCGGGCGTCGTACCGTCAGCACCACAGTGCGTGATAACGCTGAGATCACCGTCGTCGGCGAACTGCCGCCGCAAACGGCTAAACGCATCGCAGACAGCATTAAATTCAAGGCCGGACAATGATCAAAGAGTGGGCAACTGTCGTTTCATGGCAGGAGGGCGTTGCGCTGGTAAGCTGTGACGTAAAAGCATCCTGTAACAGCTGCGCCTCCCGCGCCGGTTGCGGAAGCCGGGTGCTGAACAAACTCGGGCCGCAGACGTCGCATACTATCAGCGTACCCAGCGCAGAGCCGCTGGTGGCCGGACAAAAAGTCGAGTTAGGCATTGCTGAAGGCAGCCTGCTGGGCTCGGCGATGCTGGTCTATCTCTCCCCGCTGGTGGGGCTGTTTGCCCTGGGCGGGGTATTCCAGGTGCTGTTCGGTACCGATCTGGCCGCGATGTGCGGTGCAGCCCTCGGTGGCGTGGGTGGTTTCTTACTGGCCCGCGGCTTTTCGTCGAGGCTTGCCGTACGCGAAGAGTGGCAGCCTGTTATTCTCAGCGTCGGACTGCCCCCCAATGAGCTTCGCGTCGAAATGCTCTCTTCTGAAGCCCGGTGATGTCACCGGGCTTTGCTTTATTTACATCTCATAAAAGAAAACGCTGAATCTTCACGCTAAGCTTGCTGGAAGAGCATTTCCCGGTTAAGGAGATGTAGTGTAGAATGCTGCGTTTTCGCACTGAAAAACGTCAGGCTAAGAACAGCGGCCTCCAGGAATTCGTAAGGCATAATTATTTAACTATATGAAGAACATACGTAACTTTTCGATCATTGCTCACATTGACCACGGTAAGTCGACGCTGTCTGACCGTATTATCCAGATTTGCGGTGGCCTGTCTGATCGTGAAATGGCAGCCCAGGTTCTGGACTCCATGGACCTGGAACGCGAACGCGGTATCACCATTAAAGCGCAGAGCGTGACGCTCGACTATAAAGCGTCTGATGGCGAAACCTACCAACTTAACTTTATCGACACCCCAGGCCACGTTGACTTCTCCTATGAAGTATCCCGTTCGCTGGCGGCCTGCGAAGGCGCGCTGCTGGTGGTTGATGCCGGGCAGGGCGTAGAAGCCCAGACGCTGGCCAACTGCTATACCGCGATGGAAATGGATCTCGAAGTGGTGCCGGTACTGAACAAAATCGACCTGCCAGCCGCCGATCCTGAGCGCGTAGCGGAAGAGATTGAAGATATCGTCGGCATTGACGCTACCGATGCGGTGCGCTGCTCCGCC
Proteins encoded:
- the rseA gene encoding anti-sigma-E factor RseA translates to MQKEQLSALMDGETLDSEMLNELSRSPEMQKTWESYHLIRDTLRGDTGELLHFDISSRVMAAIENEPVSQATPLIPEAQPAPHLWQKMPFWNKVRPWASQLTQMGVAACVSLAVIVGVQHYNTQSEVSQQPEAPVFNTLPMMGKASPVSLGIPSDASAGAGQQQQVQEQRRRINAMLQDYELQRRLHSEQLQFEQAQTQQAAVQVPGNQTLGTQSQ
- the rseC gene encoding SoxR-reducing system protein RseC; amino-acid sequence: MIKEWATVVSWQEGVALVSCDVKASCNSCASRAGCGSRVLNKLGPQTSHTISVPSAEPLVAGQKVELGIAEGSLLGSAMLVYLSPLVGLFALGGVFQVLFGTDLAAMCGAALGGVGGFLLARGFSSRLAVREEWQPVILSVGLPPNELRVEMLSSEAR
- the rseB gene encoding sigma-E factor regulatory protein RseB translates to MKQLWCAMSLMAGSLLFTVNASADVSSGALLQQMNQASQSLNYELAFISINKQGVESLRYRHARLDKQPLAQLLQMDGPRREVVQRGNEISYFEPGLEPFTLNGDYIVDSLPSLIYTDFKRLAPYYDFISVGRTRIADRLCEVLRVVARDGTRYSYIVWMDAETKLPMRVDLLDRDGETLEQFRVISFTIDDQVGNSMQNLAKASLPPLLSVPAGDPVNFNWAPNWIPQGFSEVSSSRRQLPTIDTPVESRLYSDGLFSFSVNINRATPVSADQMLRTGRRTVSTTVRDNAEITVVGELPPQTAKRIADSIKFKAGQ